Proteins from one Setaria italica strain Yugu1 chromosome V, Setaria_italica_v2.0, whole genome shotgun sequence genomic window:
- the LOC101771632 gene encoding uncharacterized protein LOC101771632 — MKNGNQTRNHHRAGRIRAAAVLLRRRRLLFDSPLQITAEQRSGGMASDAQAQQPKPTRVSLSYEEISKLFSLPIAEAASILGVGTSVLKRICRTHGIVRWPYRKLVSAKTGDDTKGPEREKAKELPELSKIAKQKASNSSASPIVSSTTSQGAAKSQQGSSKAGQVSVSPPAGNQNMSPSLAHGSQAKAIPSYMDDFKYGFPSSGLSCGTMKWWGGSSDADCAPTKDGSREAHGEASKGMTEDDELDWGADEAETEADGAVTAEASAQLCSLRRKAVDDGRKLLNGDTRRGQEFSRLNKRQKLALAQVFGASLPDVVLLVFSE; from the exons ATGAAGAACGGAAACCAAACCAGAAACCACCACCGGGCTGGTCGGAtccgtgccgccgccgtcctcctccgccgccgccgcctccttttCGATTCGCCGCTTCAAATCACCGCAGAGCAGAGGTCGGGCGGGATGGCTTCCGATGCCCAGGCGCAGCAGCCCAAGCCCACCAGGGTCTCGCTGtcctacgaggagatctccaaGCTCTTCTCCCTCCCCATCGCCGAGGCGGCCTCCATCCTCG GAGTCGGCACCAGTGTCTTGAAGAGGATATGCCGCACCCACGGGATTGTTAGGTGGCCATATCGAAAG CTTGTTTCTGCGAAAACTGGTGACGACACAAAAGGTCCTGAAAGAGAGAAAGCCAAGGAACTTCCTGAGTTGTCAAAAATTGCAAAACAAAAGGCTTCCAACTCATCTGCTTCACCAATTGT GTCATCAACCACTTCCCAAGGAGCGGCGAAATCTCAACAGGGCAGTTCTAAGGCAGGGCAAGTTTCGGTTTCACCCCCAGCAGGTAACCAGAATATGTCACCAAGCTTGGCCCATGGTAGCCAAGCCAAAGCCATTCCTAGCTACATGGATGATTTTAAGTACGGATTCCCATCATCTGGCTTGTCCTGTGGAACTATGAAATGGTGGGGTGGGAGCAGCGACGCGGACTGTGCGCCCACCAAAGATGGAAGCCGTGAAGCCCATGGTGAGGCCTCAAAGGGCATGACTGAGGATGATGAGTTGGACTGGGGAGCAGATGAGGCAGAAACCGAAGCTGATGGCGCTGTTACGGCTGAAGCGTCAGCACAGCTGTGCTCCCTGAGAAGGAAAGCAGTAGACGACGGGCGCAAGCTATTGAATGGTGACACCCGCAGGGGCCAAGAATTTTCTAGGCTGAACAAGAGGCAGAAGCTGGCCCTGGCCCAGGTATTTGGGGCTTCACTGCCAGATGTTGTATTGCTTGTGTTTAGCGAGTGA
- the LOC101771231 gene encoding glucan endo-1,3-beta-D-glucosidase, which produces MGIRGGRGAQPSASLLLVSLTLVGLVLLSFTSSSSVEAQKKTWCVAKPSASNDILSLNLNYACSQVSCAVIQKGGPCYYPDNFVSRAAVAMNLYNAANGRHPWNCYFNNSALVVQSDPSYGSCTYY; this is translated from the exons ATGGGCATCAGAGGCGGCAGGGGAGCTCAGCCATCGGCGTCGCTGCTGCTCGTGTCTCTGACTCTGGTCGGGCTTGTGCTCCTCAGcttcacctcctcctcatcaG TCGAGGCGCAGAAGAAGACGTGGTGCGTGGCCAAGCCCTCCGCCTCCAACGACATCCTGTCTCTGAACCTCAACTACGCGTGCTCTCAAGTGAGCTGCGCCGTCATCCAGAAGGGCGGGCCCTGCTACTACCCGGACAACTTCGTGTCGCGCGCTGCCGTCGCCATGAACCTCTACAACGCCGCCAATGGCAGGCACCCCTGGAACTGCTACTTCAACAACTCGGCACTCGTCGTGCAGTCCGATCCCAGCTATGGATCCTGCACCTACTACTGA
- the LOC101770558 gene encoding uncharacterized protein LOC101770558, translating into MAGPTRSPTLIQIRTESISLSFLPSLPQFPRPRSLLPPVLGRPAQLPGCRPAVQSPEERRGDPSVAPLFFCCIMSEMKDSTAAALDGNPEPMDQTEDNSMPSAQQQEEAIKKKFGGLMPKKPPLISKDHERAYFDSADWALGKQGVAKPKGPLEALRPKLQPTRQQQQQRSRRSIYTSSENEDGDGAGAEDMNIN; encoded by the exons ATGGCAGGCCCCACACGCTCTCCGACCTTGATCCAGATCCGGACCGAGTCGATTTccctttctttccttccttctcttcctcaaTTCCCTCGGCCTCGCTCCTTGCTTCCCCCTGTGCTGGGCAGGCCTGCCCAGCTGCCCGGCTGCCGTCCTGCTGTTCAATCaccggaggagaggagaggagatccATCCGTCGCACCTCTCTTCTTTTGCTG CATCATGTCGGAGATGAAGGACTccactgctgctgctcttgATGGAAATCCTGAACCTATGGATCAAACTGAAGACAATTCTATGCCGTCAGCTCAGCAACAG GAGGAAGCAATCAAGAAGAAGTTTGGAGGACTAATGCCCAAAAAGCCACCACTCATCTCGAAG GATCATGAGCGGGCCTACTTTGATTCTGCTGACTGGGCTCTGGGAAAG CAAGGTGTTGCCAAACCCAAAGGGCCGCTGGAGGCACTTAGGCCAAAGCTGCAG CCAACACGCCAACAACAGCAGCAACGTTCAAGGCGCTCCATTTACACTTCGTCAGAAAACGAGG ATGGAGACGGTGCTGGTGCTGAAGATATGAACATCAACTGA